One part of the Quercus lobata isolate SW786 chromosome 7, ValleyOak3.0 Primary Assembly, whole genome shotgun sequence genome encodes these proteins:
- the LOC115954184 gene encoding probable acetyltransferase TAP2 isoform X2, with product MLTHNVVAPSSLCPIVSFDFQGQQVYDKLLFAHNLNYGLDRGGRRKHKSLRLRAGFWESIKSGLLKDDTTQVIETSPEPQVEEPLPEEFVLIEKTQPDGATEQIIFSSGGDVDVYDLQALCDKCTWRSYLTEGGDQKKLIGMARATSDHAFNATIWDVLVDPSYQGQGLGKTLVENIIRALLQRDIGNITLFADSQVVEFYRNLGFEPDPEGIKGMFWYPKF from the exons atgctaaccCACAACGTTGTAGCTCCTTCCTCTCT ATGCCCAATTGTTTCATTTGATTTCCAAGGGCAGCAAGTTTATGATAAGTTATTGTTTGCTCACAACCTTAACTATGGGCTTGACCGAGGAG GGAGAAGGAAGCATAAGAGTCTAAGACTCAGGGCTGGCTTTTGGGAGTCCATTAAATCTGG GCTTCTAAAGGACGATACCACACAAGTCATAGAAACATCCCCTGAACCCCAGGTAGAGGAACCTCTCCCTGAAGAGTTTGTTCTCATTGAGAAGACTCAACCAGATGGAGCAACTGAACAAATAATATTCTCTTCAGGTGGAGATGTTGATGTGTATGATCTTCAAGCCCTATGTGATAAG TGTACTTGGAGAAGTTATTTGACAGAAGGGGGTGACCAAAAGAAGCTAATTGGCATGGCTCGTGCAACATCAGATCATGCTTTCAATGCTACAATATGGGATGTCCTTGTTGATCCTTCATATCAG GGACAAGGCCTTGGAAAGACCcttgttgaaaatattataaggGCTCTTCTGCAAAGAGACATTGGAAATATAACACTCTTCGCAGATAGTCAAG TTGTAGAGTTCTATCGGAATTTAGGTTTTGAACCTGACCCAGAAGGTATTAAAGGTATGTTTTGGTACCCAAAGTTCTAA
- the LOC115954184 gene encoding histone acetyltransferase TAP1-like isoform X1, with protein sequence MLTHNVVAPSSLCPIVSFDFQGQQVYDKLLFAHNLNYGLDRGGRRKHKSLRLRAGFWESIKSGLLKDDTTQVIETSPEPQVEEPLPEEFVLIEKTQPDGATEQIIFSSGGDVDVYDLQALCDKVGWPRRPLSKLAAALKNSYMVATLHSIRKSPEPEGGDQKKLIGMARATSDHAFNATIWDVLVDPSYQGQGLGKTLVENIIRALLQRDIGNITLFADSQVVEFYRNLGFEPDPEGIKGMFWYPKF encoded by the exons atgctaaccCACAACGTTGTAGCTCCTTCCTCTCT ATGCCCAATTGTTTCATTTGATTTCCAAGGGCAGCAAGTTTATGATAAGTTATTGTTTGCTCACAACCTTAACTATGGGCTTGACCGAGGAG GGAGAAGGAAGCATAAGAGTCTAAGACTCAGGGCTGGCTTTTGGGAGTCCATTAAATCTGG GCTTCTAAAGGACGATACCACACAAGTCATAGAAACATCCCCTGAACCCCAGGTAGAGGAACCTCTCCCTGAAGAGTTTGTTCTCATTGAGAAGACTCAACCAGATGGAGCAACTGAACAAATAATATTCTCTTCAGGTGGAGATGTTGATGTGTATGATCTTCAAGCCCTATGTGATAAG GTGGGTTGGCCTCGGAGGCCACTGTCAAAACTAGCTGCTGCTTTAAAAAATAGCTACATGGTAGCCACCCTGCACTCTATTAGGAAATCACCTGAACCAG AAGGGGGTGACCAAAAGAAGCTAATTGGCATGGCTCGTGCAACATCAGATCATGCTTTCAATGCTACAATATGGGATGTCCTTGTTGATCCTTCATATCAG GGACAAGGCCTTGGAAAGACCcttgttgaaaatattataaggGCTCTTCTGCAAAGAGACATTGGAAATATAACACTCTTCGCAGATAGTCAAG TTGTAGAGTTCTATCGGAATTTAGGTTTTGAACCTGACCCAGAAGGTATTAAAGGTATGTTTTGGTACCCAAAGTTCTAA